The following is a genomic window from Chaetodon trifascialis isolate fChaTrf1 chromosome 13, fChaTrf1.hap1, whole genome shotgun sequence.
CATGGCTGGCCTCGTAAAGGCAGGCCCtttcccctctgtcctccaccaTCCCTCACAGCGTGGGGGGAAAATGACTTCTTAATCAGTCAGAAAGGGACATCAGAGGTGCACCATCGAGCTAGAAGTAAACCCAATTTCAAGGTTAGTTTTTCCAAAGGATGGGAAACTTGAAAGGTTACAAAAGTATTTCACTGTTGTCCACCAAAGTGAAGCAGCCCCAGAAGATCTGTGCAATAACAATAATGTCACTGCTTTCTTGTTATCTCCAGATGAGTTTATACTGCTCCCAAACAGAGGAACTACAGTATTTGACACACCCAGGGGAGCTGAGGTAAAAACAGACAAGACAAATCTAGGGGAAAACAAAAGGATCATTAAAGGAAAACAATCCCAAACTGCCTCTGAAATAATATGAATGTACTGTATTCACAACTGGGGAAAATCACCTTGAAGTGCCACATCAGAAACCTGAATGCAGACACCATTCCTGCCCCCATGTCCCTCATATCCAGGTTGCACGATTTATTAAACCTAATACTGTCTACTGCCATGTGGCCTTCATGCTTTTCACTTTTAAGAGTCTGTTCCCATGCAGACACAACTGTGTGCACATGAAAGGCAGCTCTTATTTGTtatatttattcagtttatGCCCACTGAAATAAAGCAGTATTGTTACAAGTGAAAGCAGGCGTCATGTGTGTTATTTGTTGCCCTCCTGCAGTATTGATAATGAGGATTTATTATGGCACAGTTGACAATGAATGCAATGTGCATGCGTTAGTGGGAGGGATTATCCACCAAGTAGGGCAAGTGGCTGAGGCTAAGGACTGCAATTCCATCGAGCCCAGTTCATTTCAGTCATCCGCTCAGTGCACTGACGGGACCAGGAGAACAAATTCAGCGCTGCTTATTTGTCAAAGCCCCccacaaaaaaggcaaacagggGAAAAAAGCCTCAAGTGAACATGGTAAAGTACATGCGACAGCACAGCGAGCTGAAACCCGAAGAGGTCCTGTCGGAGTCTGATGCGTCCATGGACCAGCAGGATTTCGGAGAGATGTCCGACTATTCTTTCAGCGACGTTTTATACTCCAAATGTTCCGCAATGGACCAAATCGGCACTTTTATGAAGAACGTGCAAGTGCTGCTCGATGCAGCACATTACATAGAAAATATCGAGAAGAGCAGCGGAAGTAAGTAAACACGGGCTGCAGGGGATATTAACACGTAATGCGCCGAGCAGACAACAATAGAGGCGAAGGCGACAAAAGACGCGCAGCGGACAGAGGAACAGGCTGGATGAGAatccgcctgctgctgctgctgctgctgctgctgctgctggaaaaactGGCGTCTCGTCGAGACGATACTTGCAAAAAACACGAGCAGTTGAGAAGAAGTCGGGAAATCGCCTACATTTTGCATTCAGGAAGCAAACGCATCGCCGGGGACAGACAATAGCCTGCAGCTAAATGATCCGCTCCCGTTGAAGTCTTTTGCAGGCCACGGGAAACTGAGCGAGCACCGTTCAGTGTCATTACTCAGATTATTTTAAATAGGCTCGCATATGTGCACACTTCGGTTAATACATGTAGACATTTTGAGTGTTTGGGAGTCCTAATTTTTCGATCTAATCGTTCATCTCTGTTCATCGCAGCTTCCTCCGTTAAAATTTCGCATCCGCTCCAAATATATCGCGTTCACGGAGCCTGTTGAACATGCTGACTGCGATTTAGGGTTTATTTCCCCTGAAAGTGTCCGATTCTGAGCGCACCTATCATTTTCagaggcagctgctgcttccttGTATGTGTTGTTCACATGGTTTCCACATGGAACAAATTGTGAAGTTTTCATTGGTCGGTACGCATGTTCTAGCGCGAGAGTCACTGCAGAGAGCCAATCACGCGCAGGTTCAGGTCTGACGTTGTATGTTACTGGGATGCGGGGTTCATGGGAGATGTAGGCTGTTTCTTTTAAAGCGACAGTGAGAATACTGAAGAGAAGAAGTGAGTTTTGACAAAATATACTCACTCACAAGATACAGAATTACATCCTCAATGTTAATCATAGAAAAAACCTTACAGATACTTACATTTTGCACAGAGTTTCAGTTTTTTAAGTTGAATTCAATGGATGTGTTGTCTCCTGTCATATATTTAAATGCAATTTAGAAAGCAGGGCAAATAAGGCCACATGCATCGTGCAAATCCGAGCTTTTTGCTCTTAGCAGGTttgtaaaaacagcacaatctATTTAATCCTCTTGATCTTGTCCATCACCAGAATGTGAGCACGGGTACGCTTCAACATATCCAGCAGCCCAGACTGCACATCAACAGAAACAGCGTAAATTCAAGAACAGGAAACTGGACAACATTCACAATAGGTAGGTTCATGTGTTGAAATGGGTCCTCAAATGACATAAAGTAGATGTGAATGTCTGTCTTCATTTATGGACAGACATTTTAAATTCTTACTGACACACAATCATCATTTAAATcattattaataatataattTTATTGTAATATGTGTAACTATTGGATTTGCTTTGTGCACTTTGTCGAttgtatgtgttttattttgcgCTTTAAAGGCTGATgtaacagttttgttttttaatttgtaaTTTCAACAGGTCAGCACACAATGAACTGGAAAAAAATAGGTGAGTTAAACACTATTGAAAAGGTCATTTTTACGTTCATGACAGAACCGAGTCAGTGCTGAAAGGCAAAGGCTTCACTGAGGAATATTAAGAGCCGTGAAGAAGGGCATTCATCTTTCTACTTCCATATTACTTCAACTTTTGCTACATATGCATAACAAGTGAAGTTCAAGATGCGGATGTGAGAAAAGAATACAGAGGAGGACGGAAGACAGAATCCACAGTATTCAAATCGCTGGAGCAAATGAGGAACACAGGCGTTTATCTCAAGAGCCAGCTGTCTCAAAATGGAGCTTCAAGCTGATAAACCAGAAGCTTTTCCCATTCTGTCATGTTTGCATATCTTGGTGCCATGCTAAATGTGTTGACCAAACCATTTCAAAACAAGATGTACTTCAGGCCTATGAGTCAGCTCATTATCATCGCAGCCCTtcaaaaaaaggcattttttaACAACAGCCAGGATATTCGCCTTTTGTGACCGACTGCAGCGTGCATTTTGCAAGGCAAATAAAAGGGAGGTGTAACACAGCCTCAGTGGTTCCTGGAGGACATGCAGACATTTCCCCAGTCAGCAAATGGGAACCGTCTGTTTCCAGACAACAGGGCTCCTTCCTGAGAGATTCTCAGCTGCAAATCTAACAGCAGCTTGCTCGCGTTGCTCCAGGACGAGGCAGCCGCTGCTCTGAGCAGGAAACAAATGTCAGGACACATTTATCCTAAAATTAAACGGCCAGCTAATCTTCAAAAGCAAACCAGGCGTGGGAGAGCCTTGGTTTGAGAGATGCACTATGTGATGAGATAGCATCTTCAGGAGGACTACTTATTTCATACCgggctattttttttattagaaaaTGATAGCCAATGCAggcagatgacatcacatcttGACCTACATTTTACTCTATTATTTGAAAGGGTAGTGAGCGTCCTTTGCCAGTTTCTGTACTGCTGGGTCCAGACAGATCCATATGTAATTGCAAAGGAGTCAGATGGTGTGGCTAACTTGCAAAATGGATAAACCGATAAATCAGGTGTCCAAATACCTTGACTGTTACATTGCTCATCACAGACGGATTAATGGCATCATAATAAGGATCGATCAGGGCCAATCAAATAGTTACATGCCTTGTCTATTACAGTACTAATCAAATTGGATAAGGAGGAAGTAATCTGTCTTGATCAGGGTCAGTGCAGAGGACGGGGATACGTTCgtctttcagttttctgtcatgTGTAATTGCTGTGTGTCTGGAAAGAGAAACGACCCCTCTCGATCGCGTCTCCTCCCTCAGACGAGCACATCTCCGCCTGTGTTTGGAGAGGTTGAAGTCCCTCATCCCTCTGGGACCAGACTGCAGCCGGCACACCACGCTGGGACTGCTCAACAAGGCCAAAGCACATATCAAGGTATGGTGGTGTGAGGCAGCCCCCGGGGTGTGGTGTCATCGTGGGATTAGGGGCTAAATTCTGTCCTCTTTTGTGACAAACATATTTGCACGTTGTTATTGTTACTGTGTATTAATGGTTGGTCATACGAGTAGATGACCATTCAGTCATCATGCTGAAAtttacagcagacattttttgtgtcattgcaggaaaagcacaggtcttactaataacattaaaaatatcTTAGGAAGCCACAACAGTGCCACAGTGCTACCAGGACCCTCAAAccaaagcagctaaatggaactcagccattgttaatttcattatttaatcctttgcttttcctactgtgacgTCAAAATGGCTTCAGTGAATGAACTTTTATCTCTTCTGCCAAATGACTTAAAATAAACTGATTTACTCAGTAGAGTTTTACACTCAcgaagcaaaagaaaatgtgcgCCTGTCACTCACAGATTCCTAGAATTAAGAGATATCTGACTGCTCCCTTGAGAATTGACAGTGAATATAGATCTGCAGTACTACAGAGGATGACTGATGTACAAGACAGGGTCTTGGTGTCCATTTGATTCCTACGTGAGACCCCAGGTGAATTAGCTGTGTAGCAAACCGTGAGCTTTACGAGTCAACAGACTCatcatgcttttttttatttttagaacaaactgtattttagtctcCGAGCTCTCGCTGTTGGCGGTCTGTGGTTTCTCGAGCTACGTTCTTTGGTGTGGTCGTTCTGCTCTTGTTTACAGATGAAAGAGTTTTGGTTGATGAAGACATAACAGCACTCCTACTTGTTTTGTAATCAAGTCTGACaccagaaaagaggaaagtctGGATTTtctatctctctttttttacttttcagtttctttACTCAGTTTCACGTCTGAAGTAATGATCAAGGACAGCACACATACCTTATGGCAAACAGACACAGGTTTGGTACTTAATCGCCTCAAACCAAGAGCCCCGCTTTGGTTAAATGACAGATGGACTATGCACAGCAACGAGGAAGTCAGTTGTTTTCTCAGAAGCGTTCGATGAACTGCATTGTAAGACCCTTTGGCCTCAGCATCAGGACACCGTGGTTGCTGCTTGGGTATTTCAGGTTTTCCTCCCCTTTGAACACATCTCCATTTAGCTGTTGCCAGGATCGCCCTCTGTAGGATTCTGAGCCTTGGTGAGGTTTTGTGTCTTTCACACTGCAGCTTAATGTCTTGAGAGAACCAGATCTGTCCTGATTGTTAGAACTGCCAGCCTGAATGGACCACTGAGTGTTCCTGGACTACATGAGACTGGCACAAATGATTCTGTAGCGTCAAAGCATCAAAGACTCAACGCTTAGGTCTCCCCTATGGCTACAGTCAAAGCCAGATACACTTATTTTTTGGGAAATATTGGATTTCCTTAAGCCCAGTCTGTGCAGGCTCTAGCAGTAGGAGGCAGCTGACGAATGATTGAAGGCTGCAATAAGAAAACAATCTGGGCAACAGGCTGTGGGAGTTTATCACAGTGGGGGGTAATGGATAAAGCACCTATGATGTCAGCTGTTGACTTTGGACTTGCCTGTTTGAAGTCCATTAAATGTGGCTTCtgaatgctgctgtgttgtATTTTTGGAACCAGAGGCTGTGCAGGAGAGTAAAAGGGTGGTGCAGGTGCAGCCAGCATTAAGCTCACGGCAggaagttttaaaaaaaatgattgtgCTACAGAAAAAGCATGGCTACGTGCTCCTATTGAGGCGACACTGTCcccaaactccattcaaaaagcACTTTTCAATGTAGGAAAGCTACAAACCTCTTCAAACATGAGtcaggacaaacagcagcatcatgaGAATGATTAAAATAACCACTGAAATGTTATTGATATACTGGTAGGTCACATACGGCTCCTCACATGCGCTCAAACTGCGATATTTGAAGTAATCGGTGCCTTCATTTAAATATCTCCCTTCTGGCGCAGTGATTTAGAGAAACAACTGGGCAGACATGAGGGAAGTAACCCTGCATGGCAGCTGATACAACAGCACTGCGTATGTCACTGTGAAAAACTACAATATGTGTTTCCACAAAGCTGGGAAATATGCAATattcaaatctaaaaaaaatctgtcagcCGTTTCTTCAACTTgtaatttgtctttatttctgtgGGTAGATCCAGTTGCGCAGACACCGTAACAGTTGTGTCACAACAGCCGTAAATCTTGTTCCACAACTGGCTCACGTCCAAAATGTTCGGACTTCTCACTGTGACACTGTAGCAGCATGAATCAGGCATTTTCCTTATTCGTGGCCTGATCAGATGCAATGGTGTGAGGGGGGGGTGTCACATCTGGTGGCAACAATGACAAGTTCGCCATCCTCTCATGTATATCGTATGTCAGTCATGATGAACGTCTAGAGAGGTGCGGTCATAACAGTCTGATTTAACGCATAATAACTCATTTAAACACCAAATTTGCCAAAATTGGATCCACACGCTGATCCTCTTTAGGTTTCTGCGTGACAAGAATACAGCTAACTTCTGCATTTCCCTCTGTCAGAAACTTGAAGAGATGGACCGCAGGAGTCAGCACCAGCTGGAGACCTTAGAGCGGGAGCAGAGGCACCTGCAGAGGCAGCTCGCCCAGCTGCAGACTCatggggagagggagagggtccGCACCGACAGCCTGGGCTCCCGCATGGACTCTGACCGCTCCGAGTCAGACAGAGGTCTGTGTCCAAATCAGGGTTGTGCttctaatgctaacatgctttcGTAGTATCTGTCAACATACACACTCTTGCGCTGACTTGCAGGAATCTGAATTAATTTAGACTTTCCCTTTTCTTCCGAGCAGAGGAGATTGAGGTTGATGTGGAAAGCACTGAGTTCTCCCATGGAGAAATGGACAGTGTAAGCACCAGTGGTGGAAGCGACCTGGATGACCACAGCAGCCGGCAGAGCTCAGCCAGCGATGAGGGCTACTCCACTTGCAGTCTAAAACTGGCCTTCTCTGCTTGAACCACCAGCCTGTACTTTCacttcagctgcagtctgttCTGGCTTTCACCTTTCCGAGTACCAGCCTACAGCTCCATCCTCCCCTGCAGTTTAGGTTACCTGTCTTCAGAAGAAGAACCAGCCTCAATCTCACCTTTACCTGACAAGCGAAACTTCTCCTGCACCCCGAGAACCAGCCTTAAGTTCAACTCAGTCTAAAAGTCTAAAAGGTCTCCTTCCAAAAGCCAAGGGGCTCCTCTACATCAGTCTGAAACATTTAACACAACAGCCTCAAATTTAACTTCTCTGGCAATACACAGTTTCGTCATTTTCAAAGTTGACTTAACCAATCACCTGAATGTCCCTTAACCCATTACCAGCTTGAATCAACCACACCTGCACTCAATACTGATCCCGTAGAGGACCCATGATCGCAC
Proteins encoded in this region:
- the LOC139340996 gene encoding max-interacting protein 1-like, encoding MVKYMRQHSELKPEEVLSESDASMDQQDFGEMSDYSFSDVLYSKCSAMDQIGTFMKNVQVLLDAAHYIENIEKSSGKCEHGYASTYPAAQTAHQQKQRKFKNRKLDNIHNRSAHNELEKNRRAHLRLCLERLKSLIPLGPDCSRHTTLGLLNKAKAHIKKLEEMDRRSQHQLETLEREQRHLQRQLAQLQTHGERERVRTDSLGSRMDSDRSESDREEIEVDVESTEFSHGEMDSVSTSGGSDLDDHSSRQSSASDEGYSTCSLKLAFSA